A region of the Chaetodon trifascialis isolate fChaTrf1 chromosome 7, fChaTrf1.hap1, whole genome shotgun sequence genome:
TCAGGTTTGTACTTCTCCTATAAAGGCAACCAAATAAATCCATCTCCTGATCTTAGTAGAAAAAAAGCTAAATCCCTAAAGCCACATTGCTTTGAAGAATAACTATGCATGGTCCTTCAAGTGATCTGTGCAATGCCTGACACAGCATGGCACCAGTATGCAAATGAAGTATTTTCTGCTCACTTCAAGAAACTCTTAAAGTTCATAGCTGTTCATGGCAACAATGGGTTAATATTTCATCCACTTGGTGCTAGCTTTTAAAAGCCAAGCTGGGTGTCTGTGTCTGGCTGAGCAGAGTTTGTCTCTTCACTGCAAATCTTTTGTCTAAGCTAAGGCTTGAGTTGGATGTATGCCAGGGTGACTTATCACCCTGCCATGTGGGTGGCAAATGTGGTGAGCCCAATTTACACCAAACTGAAGGCcaggtatgcacacacatgcacagaatatacacaaacataacacacacaagaaacaatatattcaatttcaatttcagaaATATATTAGGTGGAGTAAAAACCATTCTTTGTGTGCAGTAAACAACGTATCTATTGCTGTTAGGGGAGATTAGTGTTACTTTGCATTTGTACAATTGACCTCATActgtgcacacacctgcacacacgcCCAAGCACACCAGACAAGTACAGCTATATATAAAGTAATGAATACAATAGATTGCTCTACTGACACATATAAACACTATCTAAAATACTACTTTATTTGCTGAGTGAATACAGTCTTAAACACCAAATGCCACCCATGCACCATTGCCATCATCATGCCTGAGTTACCTGTGCAATCCTGCTTTTGAGCTCAGCCTTCTCCAACTCCCAGGCACATCTGTCTCTGGtgtactgcagctgcagctcgctcctcttctcttcctctttcttcacctccacctgcactTCTTCCAAAACTGTCTTCAGGTCCAGCAGAATCCTCCTGTTCTCCCCTCCCTGCATGGAAACACAGTTGGCAGCGATCTAATTCATCAAATATGACTAGATGAACTGCCTTATTTGAAAGCTAGACTATCCCTCTTCCACAAGGTGTAACAGTAGCAGTTAAAGAAGTCATAATCTAATCAAAATTGAAGCCCTGGGGAATATTCTGGGAATATAAGAGATGACACCACAAAACACATATTCACTGTTAACATTTGCACCATTTACAAACTACAACCTTAGAGGAGTATAGACTCGCTTaaggcacacacagagacatattAAGCCTCCACAGGGGTGGTAATAAATTTCCAATTACTTGTATGTCAGCCACTTCTCTCAACAATGACTCCTTCTCGCGCATCCATCCTTCTTTATCCTGTACGTGTCGCTTTTTCAAATCCTCAAATTTCTTTTTAAGCCgcgtgtgttgtgtttgctgctgctggggtTCGGGACCCGGCCACACTTGGCCCCTGAGGACCTCAAGCTGCGTCCCtgctccaccctctcctctACCCGGTGAAGCACCGAACTGTGGCTCGTAGAGCTGACTGAAGACGGTGGGCGGAGAGGAGATCCTCCTCAGCGGACTGCGGCTTTTGCCTCTGCCTCTATCTGCCCTGTCCATCCCGGAGCAGGGAACGAACTCCCATCCCTGGGACGGGACGTAGCCCCCGCCAGCACCGcccccaccgtgcagccccgagCCGTTCATAAACGCGCTCCACATTCCTCCAGCgcattaaaacatgaaaaaagaagCCAATGCGATAAATTATTAAAATCTGACCAACAAGCTATTTTAAGCATCCAAATCTGCTCTGTAAAGCGTAAGCTGATACATTTTTTTACATAGTTCAGCACACTTTTCCGTCTCCCGGCTGACTGATGGCACACTGAACGCATCAGTTATCCAAACCCGGCCGAGTCCCCAGCCGGCCACACAGCAGCCCACGCTGCGCTCATACAGGCGACGGGACTAGACGCTTTGGTCCCTTCCATATCCTCAGAGACAAGGTCAAGCCGTCATTCTTGTGCCACAGTCTCCGCGGTGTCCTGTGTCTATCTTTCAAAGACCTCCTCGCTGTTTTCCTTTCACATGTTTATACCGAAACCTCAGGGACGCGCTGCTGTGtcgtgtctctctctcccctacAGAGTCGGTGGAGGCGACAGTCCAGAGCTGGCAAAGACAGACACCCAGTAACCGCTCCGACGCGAATGGGAGAAGTTCCCAAAAATATCACGGAGCCCACTGATGTAAGAGCAGCGGTGTATTTTTACCTCCTGTAACCATGACTTTAGCTGAAGTCTGGATGAGGCAGCGGAGAAACATCCATTAATCAACACCGGATTGCTCTAATTACGTCGCAGAATACCACCTCGCGCTGTATCCATGACAACGAATTCATTTACGCACCGCGTCGCGGTAGACTCAAAACAGCACAGTTGGCCGTCACTGTTTTTAGAGGCAACACCCACTTCTTACGACCTAATTCTTATATTACAGTCACATAAAACAGGTTTCCTGCCTGTAAGAAGTTAAAACCTTTacctttcctcttttctcagtCGGAACAGAagtaccccccacccccacagcCAGCCATTTCTCAACCGCTATCTTGGCGTGAAAGAGGGATGACTATCACGAGGAAAGCAACGAGGGGTGGGATGTTATTCATCTCGATTCAAGAGATAACACAACAAGTAGCTAGCCACCACAGCTGGTTTGTAACCTTAGctctgaaagcaaacaaacaaaacagctaaTTCGTTGCTTCTCACGACAGAGCAAGCTAACTAGTCGTAAGTTAAGTAGTGATGTTCAGTTAGCTTTCTACATTAAATGTGTGATATGATGTTGACGTTTATCTGTTGCGCGTTTCTGGGAAACGATCTGCTCAAGCGCTAAAAGTAACTTGAATTGACCCACATGGGCCGCTGTCTGAAGCCATAGGAAGCACATGCCATTTGGATGAACAGAACCTTACCTCTTCCTCCAGTAGGCTACGGTCCTGATTATTGCAACGAATGTCCCTGAAAAACCGCCGCAAAAGTCTGCATTTCTGCCAACGAAGTAGCTGAGATGAAGTCTGGACTGGAATGCGGCGACTTAGTTAAAAACAACTGGAGAGCGGCAGcctacagctgaaatgatgctTTCATTAACGGGAataaaatctctctctctctctctctctctctctctctctctctctctctctctctctctctctctctctctctctctctctctctctctctctctctctctctctctctctctctctctctctctctctctctctctctctctctctctctctctctctctctctctctccacagctgGCCCTAATATGTGACGTAAAACATCCCACCGGTGGGATGAAAGAAGTGGACCGGTTCCGCCCCCGTCCTGGTGGTCAGGTCCGCTGGTTAAACAGATCCACCATCAGCACATTTTTGGCCTGATTTTTCAGACCCACCCATGGGCATTTTTACACACTTCTAAATGTCACATAACCAATATCCAAACATGGGTAAAATGCCAACACTCCTATCACATTCCCCTTGGACATTTGGGTGATTTGTTGCAGCTTATGTTGACATTTTATCATGACTCAGACAGTATAGTTGCCTAAGATGCACTTGCAAGAGACATGGGCCAAATGTTTGTTTCAATGCCAGatggtgtgtgagtgtcagtgtTAGTGTTATTACTGTGAGTGTGcccttgtgtgtatgtgtgtgtagtctcTGTGTGTATTGCCCAAACAGTCATAACACAAACTTCAGCATTTACAATGTAGGCCTACTCATAAATCTGGttattgctgctgttgtgtgaaaACCTCACAAATAGACTTACCTATTAAAAACCTCACTACTAAAAAAATATggtgcacaagcacacaggcaggtgttttcagttactGTGGCTGATTCGACCTCAGCTCAGGTTAAACTGGACCGAGCTAAGTGGGGAAACACATAATGTCCTGAATTTCTAGGAGCTACTAAGAGTGAAAATAGAGTAAACTAACAGAAAAGTGAGGCAGATGTCAGTCAAGCAGTCGGTACGAGCCCATGCAGTCAAGAAGCATCCAGTTAGGCAGAGTAAGTGAATACGCCTGTGTGGGTGTACTATGGGTGTGTAGGGCCTTTGAGACTGCAACATTTTCAAAACTTAGATTGAATGTAAAAGCTCGTTACTCACAGCCAGAGTTTAATGGCGTACTCACCTAACACTCCACTGTCGGTCCGAGGTGTTTGGTCTCCAGTAAATGTTGAAAGCGTCTGCGTAGACTGGCAGCTTGGTTCATATATGAAAAATGATAATGTCCTGTACCTTGAGTGACCTTATGTGACGTGTTCAACATAACAGAATCGAAATGAAcaataagtttaaaaaaagaagaggaaataatgaaaatgtacatAGTATGGGGTTGAGTGTGTGCTTTACAGAACAAAGAACAGGGTGAAAAGGAATACCAATTTAAAAATGGTGGCGTAAGAGAGTGAGGAAAACAGAACGAGAATGAGGATCAGCAAAATAATGGGCTGAAACATCTGGATGGATGACAGTTAAATTAAAAGCGGGGAGGGCAGAGGGAGTGAGGGGCAGATTGACAAGTGGTTAGAAAAGTGCATATCAGAGGAGACAATAATGACAGTCCTTAAAGTCAatcattcatttgtttgcattggCTTACAGACAGTGGCTCCTCTGCCTGTTTATCCTCCTGCTTGGGGACATCCAGCCGGTCTATGAAGCTCTGCAACTCCTTCCTGAAGGCTTTCATCTGGGCGTTGATACGATACAGCAGCTCATGCTCTCTGATCCTGTGGAGCAGAGGATGTTTGGACTTCAAATACCATTTGAAATACtgcagtcaaacaaacacagggtgAGTTGAATGGGGTAAAACTGTGATCCCTAATCCCTTTTATGTGTTTATACCTGCcaccttcctcatcctcatccagcCTGGCAAACAGCTCCCCATTGGTGACGTACACCCGGGCCTCAGCGATGATAGTGCTGGTGTCAGCGATGAGCCTGTCGATGGTCCGGCCCAGCCTCTCCGCCTCGATGCGGATGTCTATCATCTGCTGCCGGTCCTTCAGGCTTCTGGATAAAAAACGGCTGTCTACAGGTGAGTAAAGGGAACGCGTCGGGGTGAGGCAGCGGATGTTCCTCACCTCATCTGAGTCGCTCTCCCCTCCGATAGGGCCCTCGCGTTTGCGGTGAGGCGGGAGGAGGCGAGGGGAGGAAGCCGAGGCTGAGGGGGTGTCGTCATCCCGTCCCCCATCGCTCTCAGCATCACTGTCCCGAGGGCTGCCGCGGATGCCCAGGTGGGACGCCAGGTCATAGCGCTGCATGTTGGAGAGCAGCACGCGGTTCTCATACTGGAGCTGCATAACTTTGCCACTCAGTTCATTGATCTGCAGACGAGCCGctttcagctcctcctggagGGCCTCCACTTTAGCGGGGTCAGCTCCTCCTAGGGTTGAAACAAGGCGACAAAGAAAAGTGGAACACCTCTGCAAATGAGGCTTTCATGTGCAGCTCCTGGGGGctttacaaaacacatttttcatcagATACAGATTTATTAAGCTGAAATAGAACAGATATCTCTTACTCTGAAGTGCAGTTGTTTTGTTCCTGAAAGacagtggacagaaaaaaaaaagaaaacaaacctcCAGCATGTCTCGATCCAGCTTCGTGGGATCCGGCCTTGTATTTCAGCTTATTGAGTTCACCTGTCACCTAAAGATGAAACTGGATGTTATTCCCTTGTGCATTTAGTGCCGAAAGTATTAATAGATCAAACATTTGAATTTCTAATGCGTGAGTCTTAGATAACAGACAGACCTATAAAAAGGCCTCAAAGACATTGATGATACCAAGAATAGCACCAGATacaaaaggacagaggagacacttATCAAGATTACTTCTTACATCTGTGAAATTAAAGCAGCGCTGTGTTGCCTTGTGACATCAGAAAGCATACGTCATATATTATTTACAGTCTGCTGATATTTTAATGGAGATATTTTAAATTCCACCATCTTTAACAAGCCTTCAAAGAGAGGCTGAACAAAATAGATAGCAGTCCCAGACAGAGAAGCTACAGGGGAGTGTTTCTATACAAGTATAACTGATGTAGTAGCTACTGGATTGCGAGTCAtgctataaataaataaatagtgttGTCCAGTTGCAATGCACTGGACCTGTTGATGAAACTGGCATTTCTAcctttttgttctcttcttccACATCTGCTAAATTCCTGCGGAGAAGTTCTGCCTCGTCCTCCAccagctgaagctgctgcctcAGCTCTGAAAGGGCCTCGCCCTGCTCCCTGCACTGCTGACCTCCAGCGCCAGAGCCGTCCACTCCTGCTGCCGCCAGactgggagaggagggaagcaTTGAGAACTGTGAAATGCAGTTTACAGCCCCTCTTTTCTATTCGATTTTTGGGAAAGCAATACAGTCTTGTTAAGTTAATCTAATTCAGtctgatgatgaatgaatgcaaaGTACCTGTCCTCCCTCATGTCATCCAGTTCAGCCTTCAGCCCCCTGTTCTCCACCTCCAGTTCCACAATCTTCCTCCCCAAGATGTttgcttcctcctccaccaggcGTAAGCGCAGTTTGAGCTCTGATTCACGGGTGGTGGGAGGCCCTCCAGCCTCACCTTTAGGCAGAGGGCTGTCCACGTCCCCGTAGAAAGAGCGGTacttctgcagctcctgctccagccGGTCCTTCTCCTTGTCAATCTTTGCCATTTTTTTACGCATCAAGATAGCTTCCTCCTTGATGAAGGCCAGCTGGCATTTCAAATCGTCGTTTTCTTCCTGTGaagacagtttgtttgtttgcccaTTACTTACAGTCTTCTGGGTTGTACATGTTTTTTCATGGAGGGGAAAATACACtgtaatgtaattttttttcttgtgtaaGTTCATTTGTTTGGTCGTGTGCTTTAAAAAGTCAACATTCCCGGAATCAGTTTCATTGCCTCTGAATGTTTTTCCTTTATGTTACTTTCACTCCTTACAAATTATGACTCTCCAGGACCCAGTTCTACAtattaaattgtgttttaatttggaAATTACATTGCAAAACAACCTCATTATTAAACATCTCCATTGAAATTTAGGACTTTATAATCTAATTATGTGTCTAAATGCTGACTCACCTCAAGCGGGG
Encoded here:
- the LOC139333688 gene encoding microtubule cross-linking factor 3-like isoform X4 gives rise to the protein MMNPSSADSPRQPDNSSRKQQRSSSPAGLKDGGSKATQKGSNSSKPITSRQGGVGGGGGVRSSRGHSPVSTGRERQAGGAPAIRGAAAVQAAGAESPTLSRPAAAADRSGTQTPEDSPRLAADASSPSRADPNRVVSDQPCATKSPKLRSKNPRGAEAAAATSGSKKSSKGTVGCGPGFWKEGCLQSELIQFHLNKSLGKKGTKMQTKSASPPASEPELSPEPDCPQPAPRPDQRLHEEIEKLEDENEDLKTEIEEMRAEMDEMRDTFYEEDACQLQDMRRELERANKNCRILQYRLKKAERKRLRFAESGQVDGELLRSLEQDLKVAKDVSVRLHHELENVEEKRMKTEEENEKLRQQLIEVEVTKQALQNELEKAKELSLKRKGSKDGQKAERKAPQTPLEEENDDLKCQLAFIKEEAILMRKKMAKIDKEKDRLEQELQKYRSFYGDVDSPLPKGEAGGPPTTRESELKLRLRLVEEEANILGRKIVELEVENRGLKAELDDMREDSLAAAGVDGSGAGGQQCREQGEALSELRQQLQLVEDEAELLRRNLADVEEENKKVTGELNKLKYKAGSHEAGSRHAGGGADPAKVEALQEELKAARLQINELSGKVMQLQYENRVLLSNMQRYDLASHLGIRGSPRDSDAESDGGRDDDTPSASASSPRLLPPHRKREGPIGGESDSDEVRNIRCLTPTRSLYSPVDSRFLSRSLKDRQQMIDIRIEAERLGRTIDRLIADTSTIIAEARVYVTNGELFARLDEDEEGGRIREHELLYRINAQMKAFRKELQSFIDRLDVPKQEDKQAEEPLSMFQPIILLILILVLFSSLSYATIFKLVFLFTLFFVL